One genomic region from Apodemus sylvaticus chromosome 1, mApoSyl1.1, whole genome shotgun sequence encodes:
- the LOC127689892 gene encoding olfactory receptor 4D10, producing MENYTRVKELIFLGLTQSQEVSMVLFLFLLLVYVTTLLGNLLIMVTVTYESRLHTPMYFLLRNLSIADICFSSITAPKVLVDLLSDRKTISFNGCLTQMFFFHLIGGVDVFSLSVMALDRYVAISKPLHYVTIMSRGRCIGLIVASWVGGFAHSIVQISLLLTLPFCGPNVLDTFYCDVPQVIKLACTDIFVLELLMISNNGMLTTLWFFFLLVSYIIILLLLKSQSGEGRKKAISTCTSHITVVTLHFVPCIYVYARPFTALPTDKAISVTFTVISPLLNPLIYTLRNQEMKSAMRRLRKRLGPSHWIGK from the coding sequence ATGGAAAACTACACCAGGGTCAAAGAACTTATTTTCCTGGGCCTGACCCAAAGTCAGGAAGTGAGCATGgtgctcttccttttcctcctcctggtgTACGTGACAACTCTGCTGGGGAACCTTCTCATCATGGTCACAGTGACCTATGAGTCTCGCCTGCACACCCCCATGTATTTCTTGCTCAGGAATTTGTCTATCGCTGACATCTGCTTTTCCTCCATCACTGCCCCCAAGGTTCTGGTGGACCTTCTCTCAGACAGAAAAACCATCTCTTTCAATGGCTGTCTCACTCAGATGTTCTTCTTCCACCTCATTGGGGGAGTGGAtgtgttttctctgtctgtgaTGGCTCTAGATCGATATGTGGCCATCTCTAAGCCCCTGCACTATGTGACCATCATGAGCAGAGGCCGTTGCATTGGGTTAATAGTGGCTTCCTGGGTGGGGGGCTTTGCCCACTCCATAGTGCAGATTTCTCTCTTGCTGACACTTCCGTTCTGTGGACCCAATGTTCTTGACACTTTCTACTGTGATGTCCCCCAGGTCATCAAACTTGCCTGCACAGACATCTTTGTACTTGAGCTGCTAATGATTTCCAATAATGGAATGCTCACCACGCTGTGGTTTTTCTTTCTCCTGGTGTCCTACATCATCATATTATTATTACTGAAGTCTCAGtcaggagaaggcaggaagaaagcCATTTCCACCTGCACCTCCCACATCACTGTGGTCACCCTGCATTTTGTGCCCTGCATCTATGTCTATGCCAGACCATTCACTGCCCTCCCCACAGATAAAGCCATATCTGTCACCTTCACagtcatctcccctctgctgaacCCCTTGATCTATACTCTGAGGAACCAGGAAATGAAGTCAGCCATGAGGAGACTCAGGAAAAGACTTGGACCTTCTCATTGGATAGGGAAGTAA